The sequence GATCAAGGCCGCACTGGGCATCGACTACGAGCTGAAGGTCAACCTGCAGTTCGCCGAGTACCTGGACGTGGCGGACAACCGGGAGTTCACCGGCCCGTTCCGGCTCGGCTGGGGTCCGGACTACCCGTACGTGGAGACCTACCTGACTCCGCTGTACAGCACCGGCGTCGACAGCAACAACAGCACCTTCAGCAACCCCGAGTTCGACAACCTGCTGAAGCAGGGCGACGCCGCTCCGACCATGGAGGAGGCCATCACCTTCTACCAGCAGGCTGAGGACATCCTGGCCGAGGAGATGCCGGTCATCCCGATGTTCTGGCGCAAGGAAGCGGCGGTCTACAGCGAGAACGTCGACACCTTCGTCTGGAACCAGGTCTCCGGCGCCGCCTACGGTGCGATCTCCCTGAAGTAGAACCGAGCGTCGGCAAACAGATCCAGCCAGTGGAAAGAGGTGGGCCGGCACCGCCGCCGCCATGCCGAGCGCGAGCAGGGGTGGCCGCCGTCGCCTCGTACGCGCGGCCCTGGTCAGCCCGGGTGCACATCTGCCCCGGGGCTCGGTCGAACTGCTCCGGACTGATGTACGCACCATCCCGGCCGGGTATCGGGTTGATAACACGCCTTCTCGCGATCGCGTGTCTGGTGTCACAGTGACAGGCACCTCACACCCCCTCGTGAGCCGAGCGCCCTGAGGAGGCACTCCATATGCGCGGGAAATTCCTGAAGGTGGCGGTCGCGGCGACCGCCACCGCCATGCTGGCCACCGCCTGCGGTGGTAGCGGTGACGATCCGGAGGAAGGCGCCGGCCAGTCCGGTGGCAAGCTGCGGGTCTACGCCTCAGAGCCGGCGTACCTGCTGCCGTCGAACGGCGACGACGAGCCGTCGATCTACGTGATCCGTCAGCTCTACCGCGGTCTGGTCAAGTACAACGCCGAGACCGGTGAGCCGGAGATGGATCTGGCCGAGTCGATCACCTCGGACGACCAGAAGCTCTGGACGATCAAGCTGAAGGACGGCTACACCTTCGACAACGGTGAGCCGGTCGACGCCGACTCCTTCATCCGGTCGTGGAACTTCGCCGCCTACGCGCCGAACGCCCAGAACAACGGCTACTTCATGAAGCGGATCGCCGGTATCGACGAGGTCCTGCCCAAGGACCCGGACGGCGAGGGCCCGGCGGAGGCCCCGGCACCGTCGGCCGAGACGATGTCCGGCCTGACGAAGGTCGACGACCTCAGCTTCACCGTCGAGCTCAGCGCGCCGTTCAGCGGCTTCCCGACCATTGTCGGGTACTCGGGCTTCTTCCCGATGGCCCAGGCCTGCGTCGACGACGCGGATGCCTGCAACGAGACCCCGATCGGTAACGGCCCTTACAAGATCGACGGTAGCTGGGAACACGACATCGAGATCAACCTGGTCCGCAGCGACACCTGGAAGGGCGAGCCGGGCAAGCCCGACGAGATCTACTACCGGATCTTCGCCGACGTGGACAGCGGCTACGCCGCCTTCCAGGCCGGCGAGCTGGACGTGATGTACACGATCCCGCCGGCGCGCTTCAAGGACGCCAAGGCCAGCTACGGCGACCGGCTGTACGAGCAGGAGGGCGACAGCCTCAACTACGTCGGCATGCCGCTGTACGACGACAGCTTCAAGGACAAGCGGATCCGCCAGGCATTCTCGCTGGCGATCGACCGGCAGTCCATCATCGACGCTGTCTTCGACGGACGGTACACCCCCGCCACCGGCTTCGTCGCGCCGATCTTCGAGGGCGCTCGCGAGGGTATCTGCGCCTACTGCGAGAAGGACGTCGAGAAGGCCAAGGAACTGCTCGCGGCGGCCGGTGGCTGGCCGGAGGGCAAGAAGCTGACCCTGTGGGCCAACGCGGGTGCTGGCCACGACGCCTGGCTCCAGGCCGTCGGCGACCAGATCAAGGCCGCACTGGGCATCGACTACGAGCTGAAGGTCAACCTGCAGTTCGCCGAGTACCTGGACGTGGCGGACAACCGGGAGTTCACCGGCCCGTTCCGGCTCGGCTGGGGTCCGGACTACCCGTTCCTGGAGACCTACCTGACTCCGCTGTACAGCACCGGCGTCGACAGCAACAACAGCACCTTCAGCAACCCCGAGTTCGACAACCTGCTGAAGCAGGGCGACTCCGCTCCGACCATGGAGGAGGCCATCACCTTCTACCAGCAGGCTGAGGACATCCTGGCCGAGGAGATGCCGGTCATCCCGATGTTCTGGCGCAAGGAAGCGGCGGTCTACAGCGAGAACGTCGACACCTTCGTCTGGAACCAGGTCTCCGGCGCCGCCTACGGTGCGATCTCCCTGAAGTAGAACCGAGCGTCGGCAAACAGATCCAGCCAGTGGAAAGAGGTGGGTAGCAGCCGTGAATCGGCCCGGACACCCTCCGGGCCGAAACCGAACGGCTGCTACCCACCCCGCTACCCACCCGACCCCGCCACGCTACGCGCGGCGGGGTCCAATACGACTGCACCGAGCCAACCTACGATGGCGGCGAGAGCCGGCTGGTCGTTGATGACGCCATCGCCGCGCAGCCCGGGTTCCGCTCAACCTCGCGGGAAGCGCCCAGCGAGGGTAACTGGTGACGATCAGTCGAGATCGACCCAGTCGAGGGTGCGTTGGACGGCCCGTTTCCAGCGTTCGTACTCGGCCTCGCGTTGCTCCGACGGCCAGGTGGGCTGCCAGCGGCGGCTTTCGTTCCAGTTCTCGCGGAGCTCGTCGGTGCTGCGCCAGAATCCGACGGCGAGGCCGGCGGCGTAGGCGGCGCCGAGTGCGGTGGTCTCGGCGACCACGGGCCGGCTTACTGGCACCCCGAGGATGTCGGCCTGCAACTGCATGCACAGGTCGTTGACCGTGACGCCGCCGTCGACCTTGAGACACTCCAGTGGTACGCCGGAGTCCGTGGCCATGGCCTCGGCGACGTCTCGGCTCTGGTAGCAGATCGACTCGAGGGTGGCCCGGGCGATGTGGGCGTCGGTGTTGAACCGGGACAGGCCAACGATCACGCCGCGGGCATCGGAGCGCCAGTACGGGGCGAACAGGCCCGAGAAGGCGGGCACGAAGTACACCCCGCCGTTGTCGTCCACCTGGCGGGCCAGCATCTCGCTCTGCCCTGCGGTGTTGATGATTTTCAGCTGGTCGCGTAGCCACTGCACGGCCGAACCGGTGACGGCGATCGAGCCCTCCAGCGCGTACACCGGCGCCTGGTCGCTGAACTGGTAGCAGACGGTGGTGAGCAGCCCCGCCTGGGAACGGACGATCTCCGTGCCGGTGTTGAGCAACATGAAGTTGCCCGTACCGTAGGTGTTCTTGGCCTCTCCGGCAGCGAAACAGACCTGACCGACGGTGGCCGCCTGCTGATCGCCGAGATCCGCGGTGAGCGGGACCGAGCCGGTGAACGGGCCATGGGCGGCGGTGACACCGTACGAGTCCGGGTCGGACGACGGCCGGATCCGCGGCACCATCGCGCGGGGAATGTCGAAAAACGACAGCAGCTCGTCGTCCCAGTCCAGCGTCTCCAGGTTCATCAGCATGGTACGACTGGCGTTGGTCGGATCGGTGACATGCACGCCGCCCGCGGTGCCGCCGGTCAGGTTCCACAACAGCCAGGTGTCGGTGTTACCGAAGATGGCCTCCCCACGCTCGGCCGCCTCCCGGACCCCGTCCACGTTCTCGAGAATCCACTGGATCTTGCCGCCGGAGAAGTACGTCGCCGGGGGCAGGCCGGCCTTACGACGGATGACGTCTCCCCGGCCCGAGCGTTCCAACGCCGAAGCGATCCGGTCGGTCCGGGTGTCCTGCCACACGATCGCGTTGTGGTAGGGCCGGCCGGTGCGCCGGTTCCACACCACGGTGGTCTCCCGCTGGTTGGTGATCCCAAGCGCCGCGAGGTCGGTGACGGCCAAGCGATGCTCGTAGAGCACCGTCTGGATGACGGTCTGGGTCCGCTCCCAGATCTCCACCGGGTTGTGTTCGACCCAACCGGGCCGCGGCAGAATCTGCTGGTGCTCGAGCTGGTGGTGACCCATGTCGTTACCACCATGATCAAAAATCATGAAACGGGTACTGGTGGTGCCCTGGTCCACCGCACCAACGAAATCGGCCATTCGGAAGCTCTCCTCTGCGGGTCGTCCGGATGAGTCGATCAGACGTGAAGCAGCTGGGGTACCGCAAAACGGACCAAAATCGGACGGGCAACAGGTCCGGTTCCGGTCGAAACGTTGCCTGACGCTCGCGGAGTGGATGAAGGGCACGCCCGACGTGAATGCCGAACAGGCGGGTGCCCAGCGCACACTGTTCCCCCCGGCGCCGATACGCCGCGCTTCTCCCAACCGCCGCGGGTCCGGTCGCCGCCCCACTACCGTGCCTCATGTGACTATCCGTCGAATCGCCGCGCCAGCCATCGTCGTGGCAGTAGGTGCCGTCGTCGTGTCGCCCGCCGCACCGGTCGCGGCCCGAAGCCGGACGGCTGGCACCGGGGCACAGCCGTGCCCCACTGTGGAGGTGCCGACCCGGCCGGTCGGCACGCCCTCGCCACCTCCGGTCGAGCCCGCCGAAGCGGCCGTCGGTGGTGCCGCGCTGGCCACCACCGGGCTGGTCACGCCGGCTGGAACCCCGTCAGCACCGGCGGTCACCGCAACCTCCTGGATCGTCGCCGACCTCGGCAGTGGCCAGGTCCTGGGGGGCTGCGGGCCACACGAGCACCGCACCCCCGCGAGTGTGCAGAAGCTCCTGCTCGCCGTGGCCCTGCTGCCCCGGCTCGACCCGACGACGGTCGTCGAGGTGACCCGCGATGACCTGCACGACCTCGACCCGGCGAGTTCGCTGATGGGGGTGGTCGAGGGCGGTCGGTACACGGTTGAGGAGCTGTGGCTGGGACTGCTCCTGGAGTCCGGTAACGACGCCGCCAACGTACTGGCCCGGCTCGGTGGCGGCGGCGCCGGCCGACCGGGCGGGGTGCAGGTGATGAACGACGAGGCAGGCCGGCTCCGGGCCAGCCAGACCCACGCGGTGACGCCGTCCGGTCTGGATGGTGCCGGCCAGTACACCAGCGCCTACGATTTGGCGCTGATCGCACGGGCCGCCTTCGAACGGGACGACTTCCGCCGGTACATCGCCACCCGTACGGCGAGTCTGCCATCCACACCGGGTCGCTCTGCGCTCGCCCTCACCGGTGACAACACCCTGCTGGGCAGCTACCCGGGGATGCTCGGTGGCAAGACAGGCTTCACCGACCTGGCCCGACAGACCTACGTCGGCGTGGCCGAACGCGACGGCCGTACGCTCGCGGTGACGCTGCTCGGTGCGGAGAACGCGCCCCTGGGCAGCCTGGGTGAGGCGACGGCATTGCTGAACTGGGGTTTCGCCCTCGCCCCCGACGAAGCGGTCGGCCACCTGGTAACCCCAGACCAGGGGAAGAAGGACGAAAACAAGGACAAGCTCGTCGCCGCTACCGGCGACGAGGGCGGAACCGGCGGAGAACCCGGGTCACTGTTGCCGGTCACGGTCGGCACTGTGGCCGCCCTGGGGATCATCCTGGTTGGTGTGCTCGCCGGATGGCGGCGAGCGAGTCGGCGCGTGGCAGGCTGAGCGGCTCCCCCCGCGCGCACATCCACCCGGGGACCGCATCGGGAATGCCGTACGCCGGGCCGGTGTGTCGTGAGGGCTTCCCGGAGATGAGGTAGGTCCGGCGTGGCGGTGACGCCCCGGGTGGCGGCAGCACGATCTCACCGACGCTCAGTGGGCAGGGCTGCGGCCCGTTCTGCCGATGGAGTCGGGTCGGGGGGGTGTCGGTCCACCACCCGCTACGCCGACTGACCTACCGGCACGCGTGCCGTTGTGGCTCAGGCGGTGGCCGCCCGGGATCGGTCGGCCGCGATCCGTATCGCCAGGCCGGCCAATGCGGTACCCATCACGTACCGCTGCATCCGCATCCAGCCCGGCCTGCGAACCAGGAACGTCGACAACGAACCGGCGGTGAGCACGATCAACGCGTTGACGATGAGGGAGACCAGGATCTGGGTGAGGCCGAGTAGCAGGCTCTGCACCGCCACATGCCCCCGTGCCGGATCGACGAACTGCGGCAGAAGCGAACCGTACAGAATCGCGACCTTCGGATTGAGCAGGCTGGTCGTCAGCCCCATGACGAACAGGCGCCGCGTGCCGTCCGGCGGTAGCGGCGCCGGAGTGAATACCGACCGGCCCCCGGGACGCAACGTCTGCCAGGCTAACCAGCCCAGGTACGCCGCTCCAGCCAGCTTTACCGCCGTATAGAGCGGCGGCACGAGCGCGAACAGCGTGGCGATCCCGGCTACGGCGGCGACCAGATAGGCCAGGAACCCGACGGCGATCCCCAGCAAAGACACCAGCCCGGCTCGCCGGCCTTGAGTAGCCGACCGAGAAACCAGGTAGACCATGTTCGGCCCCGGCGTGAGCACCAGCCCCAACGCCACCAACCCGATCCCGAGCAACATGCCGACTGTTACCACGCAACGCCCCCGCTCGTGCACATTCAGGGCGGCGACACTACCACGGGCGTTCCAGGGGGTCGTAACGCGGGCCAGACCCGAACCCGGGCGGCATCCGTTCAACCTCACAGCCGTACCGCACAGATCCGGATCTTTCCGCGGCGGGCGTATCCGCCCGTTGTCGGGGCTGGTGTAGGCCTAATGAGCATGCAAGGGCTGGTCTTGCCCGGGGCTCGTTCGGAGATCTCGCGTTGTAGCCCGCGCGGTGAGCGCTTCGACAAGACCGATCCGACACGGCGGGTCCTGGCAGGACCGGCATGCACCGACGAGTGAAAAAACAACGCCTCGCCCACGCCAGCCATCTCTGGGCCTTCTCCGCCCTCACCGCCTCCCCCGGCGCCCACGCTCACTACCAACGCCGACGAACCACCGGCGACAGCCACACCGCCGCCCTGCGCCACCTGTCCAACCGGCTCCTTGGCTGCTTTCACCACTGCCTGCAAACCCGACAGCTCTACCGGGAGACAACCGCCTTCACCCCACCCCAACCACAACAGCTACCCACCGCAGCTTGACACCAAATTGCGTGGGATGTCTTGTCGGCCCGGATCAGGACGGGACAGGTACGGGGCCGGCCGCCGCCACCCGGTCGGTACACCTCGATCCGGCCAGGACCTCGCCCACGAACCGTCACGCTGCCACCACCGGAGCCAGCGGTACCACCCAGCCCGCTTGACAGTGTACGGCGTACACCGTACCTTTCGGGGTCAAGGTGTACGCCGTACACATGGGTCTGTCCCCGCCAGGCGGATCACAAACTCCACAACGAACAGGGGCAGTTGTGCCTTCACCACCCAAGCGAGAGTGGCTCGTGCCGGCCGGACTGATCGCGCTCAGTGCCATCCCAGTGATCGCCGGTACGTTCCGAGTCACCGAACTGACCAGTGATGCAGCAGTCACACCAGACAACGCCCGATTCTTCGCCTCACCAGCGCCCGTGCTGGTCCACATCGTCAGCTCCGCCCTCTACTGTCTGTTCGGCGCGCTCCAGTTCGCCCGGGGCTTCCGCCGCCGCAGACTCGACTGGCACCGCACGGCCGGGCGCCTACTTCTCCCTCTCGGGCTCGCCTCGGCACTGTCCGGCCTGTGGATGACGACCTTCTATGACCGCCCGGCCCAGGACAACGAACTCCTCACCGGCATCCGACTCGTCGCCGGAGCCGCCATGGTCGGCTGTCTCATCCTCGGCTTCACCAGCATCCGCCAGCGGAAGACCAATCGTCACCGCGCCTGGATGGCGCGCGCCTACGCGATCGGCCTCGGGGCGGGCACCCAGGCCCTGACCAACGCGCCCTGGATTCTGCTGACCGGCGAATCGACCGGAAACCCCCGGGCGCTGCTGATGCTCGCCGGCTGGTTGATCAACATTGCCGTGGTGGAGTGGGCGCTCCGCAGGAGACCGGCCCAGCCACGCCGGGCCGCTGGCGGCCGATCGCCACGAACGCGAGACACCGAATCGTCACGGCTGACGGCCAGCAGGAGCGGTCAAGGATCACGGACAGGTGGCGGCGAGTGGGTCGACGCACATGGCAGGCGGAGCGGGGCTTAGGTCGCCCTCGACAACGCTTCGAAGAGCTCCAGGTGGGTGGCGGCGTCGTGCGCGCAGAGAAAGCCGAGGATGCCCACGATCCAGCCGGTGGCCTCGGCCGCGTTACGGACCATCCACCGGTTCACCGCCTCGAGCACCGGCTGCGCCAGTCCGGCCGCGACCAGGCGCGCCGCCAGCAACCCCAGTGCGGGCAGCACCATGACCACGCAGTAGCCAGCGAGCACGGTGACGCTCGCGGGTAGTGTCAGCGCGGACGCGCCGAGCAGCCCGATAGCCGCCAGGTAGGGAAGCATCGTGGTCGCCTCCAACGTCACGGCGGCCAGGGCCAGCCCGATCAACGCCGAGATGGACTGGCGCCCGGTCATCGCCCGCTCACGCCAACGCAGCAGGCGGCCCGGCTGGGTGTCACCCGACGGTCGCTTCCAACCGATGACCAGGGCGAAGCCGAGCAGGCCGACCCCCACCACGAGTTGCGCCACCCGGAACGGCCTACTCTCCAGCACGGGACGCACCTCGTCGAGCAGCGCCGCCGCACCGACGAGCAACGCCACACCGAGCACGAGATAGAAGGCGGCGACCGTGGCGAGGAAGACCAACAACCGGGTCGGGCGCAGCCGACCCGGCGCCAGCATCATCCAGATCGGGATCAGCAGCGTTCCGAAGCTGGTGCTGTCCACCAGGGCCAGGACGACGAGCGATCCGATCAGGGCCAGGTCCACGGTGCGCTCCCCCTCCGAGTCACGGGTGCAATGGTAGGGAGAAACCGTCACCTTGATACGCGATCACCTGCGTGCGATCAGAATGAGTCAGAAAGACGACGAAAGCACAGTCGGTGGCAGGCCATGGAGCCCCTCAGTAGACAAAGGATCCCGGGCGAACCCGGCACTCAACTCACCCCACAAAGGCCCCATGCCCGATATTTGTGACCACACAGCTACCTACTCGTCCCACCACCCCGCACAATTGTTACCGTTGTGAACCAGTTCAGGGCCGTTGAGTCCAGGGGCGGTGAACAGGCGCGTTGACACCGCGGCGTCGCGGGCGCTGCCGGCAAGCCTGAGTCGATCATGGTTACCGGTGCGGCAACCCAGCTACTCGAAGCGGGACGGGTCCCCCGCGCCACGACGTAGCACCTCTGGCTCATCGCCCGACAGGTCGACCACGGTCGTCGGCTCCTTGCCACAGTCGCCTGCGTCCACCACGCCGTCGAGCACGTGGTCCAACCGTTCCTTGATCTCCCACCCCTGGGTCAACGGCTCCTCCTCCCCGGGCAGGATCAGGGTGCTGGAGACCATCGGCTCACCGAGCTCGGCCAGCAACGCCTGGGCGACGGCGTGGTCGGGCACCCGTACCCCAACGGTGCGCTTCCGCGGATGCAACATCCGTCGCGGCACCTCACGGGTAGCCGGCAGAATGAAGGTGTAGCTGCCCGGGATACAGGACTTGACCAACCGGAACACCGCGTTGCTGATCTGCACGAACTGACCCAGCTGCGCGAAGTCCCGACAGACCAACGTGAAGTGGTGCCGCTCGTCGAGCCGGCGAATGTCACGGATCCGGTCCAGCCCGCGGCGGTCGCCCAGCTGGCAGCCGAGCGCACAGCAGGAATCGGTGGGGTAGGCGATGAGGCCACCGTCCCGGACGAG comes from Salinispora tropica CNB-440 and encodes:
- a CDS encoding peptide ABC transporter substrate-binding protein, with product MRGKFLKVAVAATATAMLATACGGSGDDPEEGAGQSGGKLRVYASEPAYLLPSNGDDEPSIYVIRQLYRGLVKYNAETGEPEMDLAESITSDDQKLWTIKLKDGYTFDNGEPVDADSFIRSWNFAAYAPNAQNNGYFMKRIAGIDEVLPKDPDGEGPAEAPAPSAETMSGLTKVDDLSFTVELSAPFSGFPTIVGYSGFFPMAQACVDDADACNETPIGNGPYKIDGSWEHDIEINLVRSDTWKGEPGKPDEIYYRIFADVDSGYAAFQAGELDVMYTIPPARFKDAKASYGDRLYEQEGDSLNYVGMPLYDDSFKDKRIRQAFSLAIDRQSIIDAVFDGRYTPATGFVAPIFEGAREGICAYCEKDVEKAKELLAAAGGWPEGKKLTLWANAGAGHDAWLQAVGDQIKAALGIDYELKVNLQFAEYLDVADNREFTGPFRLGWGPDYPFLETYLTPLYSTGVDSNNSTFSNPEFDNLLKQGDSAPTMEEAITFYQQAEDILAEEMPVIPMFWRKEAAVYSENVDTFVWNQVSGAAYGAISLK
- a CDS encoding D-alanyl-D-alanine carboxypeptidase family protein gives rise to the protein MTIRRIAAPAIVVAVGAVVVSPAAPVAARSRTAGTGAQPCPTVEVPTRPVGTPSPPPVEPAEAAVGGAALATTGLVTPAGTPSAPAVTATSWIVADLGSGQVLGGCGPHEHRTPASVQKLLLAVALLPRLDPTTVVEVTRDDLHDLDPASSLMGVVEGGRYTVEELWLGLLLESGNDAANVLARLGGGGAGRPGGVQVMNDEAGRLRASQTHAVTPSGLDGAGQYTSAYDLALIARAAFERDDFRRYIATRTASLPSTPGRSALALTGDNTLLGSYPGMLGGKTGFTDLARQTYVGVAERDGRTLAVTLLGAENAPLGSLGEATALLNWGFALAPDEAVGHLVTPDQGKKDENKDKLVAATGDEGGTGGEPGSLLPVTVGTVAALGIILVGVLAGWRRASRRVAG
- a CDS encoding LysE family translocator; the protein is MLLGIGLVALGLVLTPGPNMVYLVSRSATQGRRAGLVSLLGIAVGFLAYLVAAVAGIATLFALVPPLYTAVKLAGAAYLGWLAWQTLRPGGRSVFTPAPLPPDGTRRLFVMGLTTSLLNPKVAILYGSLLPQFVDPARGHVAVQSLLLGLTQILVSLIVNALIVLTAGSLSTFLVRRPGWMRMQRYVMGTALAGLAIRIAADRSRAATA
- a CDS encoding L-threonylcarbamoyladenylate synthase — its product is MARYYDVHPDNPQPRILRQVVGLVRDGGLIAYPTDSCCALGCQLGDRRGLDRIRDIRRLDERHHFTLVCRDFAQLGQFVQISNAVFRLVKSCIPGSYTFILPATREVPRRMLHPRKRTVGVRVPDHAVAQALLAELGEPMVSSTLILPGEEEPLTQGWEIKERLDHVLDGVVDAGDCGKEPTTVVDLSGDEPEVLRRGAGDPSRFE
- the glpK gene encoding glycerol kinase GlpK, producing the protein MADFVGAVDQGTTSTRFMIFDHGGNDMGHHQLEHQQILPRPGWVEHNPVEIWERTQTVIQTVLYEHRLAVTDLAALGITNQRETTVVWNRRTGRPYHNAIVWQDTRTDRIASALERSGRGDVIRRKAGLPPATYFSGGKIQWILENVDGVREAAERGEAIFGNTDTWLLWNLTGGTAGGVHVTDPTNASRTMLMNLETLDWDDELLSFFDIPRAMVPRIRPSSDPDSYGVTAAHGPFTGSVPLTADLGDQQAATVGQVCFAAGEAKNTYGTGNFMLLNTGTEIVRSQAGLLTTVCYQFSDQAPVYALEGSIAVTGSAVQWLRDQLKIINTAGQSEMLARQVDDNGGVYFVPAFSGLFAPYWRSDARGVIVGLSRFNTDAHIARATLESICYQSRDVAEAMATDSGVPLECLKVDGGVTVNDLCMQLQADILGVPVSRPVVAETTALGAAYAAGLAVGFWRSTDELRENWNESRRWQPTWPSEQREAEYERWKRAVQRTLDWVDLD
- a CDS encoding GAP family protein, with translation MDLALIGSLVVLALVDSTSFGTLLIPIWMMLAPGRLRPTRLLVFLATVAAFYLVLGVALLVGAAALLDEVRPVLESRPFRVAQLVVGVGLLGFALVIGWKRPSGDTQPGRLLRWRERAMTGRQSISALIGLALAAVTLEATTMLPYLAAIGLLGASALTLPASVTVLAGYCVVMVLPALGLLAARLVAAGLAQPVLEAVNRWMVRNAAEATGWIVGILGFLCAHDAATHLELFEALSRAT